ACTCACTCTAAAAGTTGATTCCAGCATTGGTATTGCGCTTTATCCCGACCACGGCCGGGATACATCAAGTCTGTTAAGTCGGGCTGACCACGCTATGTATATAGCTAAAAAGAAAGGAAAAAACTGTATCAGTTTTTTTCAGTATGATAATACGGATGAGACTGACTGAACTATGACAAAGAAGAGATTTTAAAACGCTACGAGACCAGGATCACTCTTCAGCCAGAATCGATAAGGCTTCTCTAATCTCGGGTTGTAGTACCTCGGTATTATCCTGAAGCTCGGTCACCGTTACGGCAAACTGAGTCCGAACAATATCGTTTTGATCAACTAACCAGGCAAGAGTCGCCTGACTGCACTGACGAGGAGTCCAGCTATGCTTCAACGGGACTCCTGAGCCTTTTAAAAAATTATAGAAGTCATTCTGATTGTTTAATACAGACATCATTCTCGCGTGCTCCTGTAACCACTCCGGCTACTTTATTATTATTTTTTTATTACCGCTGATAAAGACCAAAAAGCTGGCAAGCCGCCAGCTAATCTTCATACCTTAGTTGTATACCATAAGACTAAAGTCTTCAACCATTATTAAGATATTAACGGTACGTTAAGGAGAGAGTCAGGAGGGAATATATAACGTGGCTAGCAAGCCGTAGCTTTTACGACATTCCAGCCACTGTTATCTTTTATCTTTACTTCTTCTTATTCTTAGCTGTCGAGTTTATCGTACCGCCTTTTGCACGAATAATTTTAGTGCGTCCTGTTTTGTTAGTACGGGGTTTATGGGCTTTTTTATGTAGCTGCTTGCGCAAGTTATCCCGGCTGCCTACTTCGTAACCCGGCATATAGATGCGTTGAATCCGCGCTCCTATCAGACGTTCAATATCGTCCAGAGCCCGTTCCTCTTCGCGGCTTACAAAAGAGATCGCTTTACCTTCTGAGCCTGCGCGGCCGGTACGACCAATACGATGTACATAGTCTTCCGCCAGATAGGGTAGATTGTAATTCACGACCAATTCAAGTCCCTGAATATCGAGCCCCCGGGCTGCCACTTCAGTCGCTACCAGTACCTGAATTTTACCCGCTTTGAAATCAGCAATCGCACGACGGCGCGATCCCTGAGACTTATCACCATGACAGATAGCCGCCGGAATATTATCGATCTTCAGGTCAACCAACAATGAATCAGCCTGAGCCTTAGTACTGGTAAACACCAGAACCTGGTACCACTGATGCTTATTAATTAGCTCTGCAAAGAGATCAGCCTTACGCTTTTCCTCAACCGGGTAGACTACATGCTCCACAGTATCAGCCGTCGCATTCTGTTTGGCGACACGAATCACGTCATGGCGAGTCATCAGCTTTTTAGCAAACTCGTTTACCGTAGGGGTAACGGTTGCTGAAAACATCAACGTCTGACGTTTTTCAGGGGTTTGCTGCAGTAATGCACTAACATCGGCAATAAAGCCCATATCCAGCATTCGGTCAGCTTCATCCAATACTACAAACTCAACTTTAGCCAGGCTGACATTGCATTGCACCACATGCTCCAGCAAACGACCCGGTGTAGAGATCACAATATCAACGCCAGCTTTCAGCTTCTTACGCTGACCATCCATGTTCACACCGCCATAAAGTGCGGTCACTGTCAGGGGTAGAAACTGAGCATAGCGCTTAATAGTGTCCGCCAGCTGTTCGGCCAGCTCTCGTGTGGGTGTTAGGATCAGTGCCCGTGGACAGCCAGATTCGGTTGCTTTAGGTCGATCATGTATCTGTTGCAGGATAGGCAGACTAAACGCAGCCGTTTTACCTGTGCCCGTCTGGGCATTCGCTAACAGATTTCGGCCCCGTCGTGCAGGGATAATGGCCTTTTCCTGCACAGGGGTCATCTGACTATAGCCACAGGCATCCAGAGCCTGCTGAATCTCAGGAGCCAGATCTAATGCTGAAAACTTCATGATAAATCCTCTGTATGCCTTGCTATAGCTAAGGAAAGTGCGAATAGCTTCACGCTATTCTTTGCGGATATTCTAAGCCATTAGCGGCCGGTCCACACCTCCCTAAAATTCTCGGGCGCATATGATAAAGGATTTTAGACAGTTTAGTGAGGATGATTACAGTTCATTCCTGTTTTAGAGAAAATTAGTAAAGCAGCACTAAACCGTAGAAACCTGACTGTCTGTATGTTCAATTACATCAGAAATCAGAATTTAACTGTCTTATGCTGAGTTCAGTAATCCACATAGACCGATAGAAGGTGTGCAGAAACCTTGGCTGAGGAGGAACTATATAGCCGAAGAAGTCTTAAACATCGAGAGGATAAGGGGTTAGCAACTATATACGTAGCTCATTGACGATGACTTTGTTGCAACCTTTAGTTGAGCAAAAAAAACGGGGCCCGAAGGCCCCGATAGTGACCCTGTTACGGGTTTTTATATTCAGCTTTTGGTCCCAGGTAGTACCACCAGTTCAGAATGAGACAAACCAGGTAGAACGCAGCGAAACCGTACAACGCATTTTCAGGTGTCGCCAGTTTAATCTGCTCACCGAAGATCTTAGGAATCAAGAACGCACCGTATGCAGCAACAGCCGAAGTCCAACCCAGGGCAGGACCCGCCAGTTCTTTCGGGAATACCATCGCGATAGTACGGAAGGTTGAGCCGTTACCGATACCGGTTGCAGCGAATAGTAGCAAGAATAGTAGCAGGAACGGAACGAAGAACTCTTCCGGAGTCGCTGACTGGTAAGCTGCTTTAAGGAAATAAGCTACGCCCAGTGCGCTACCAATCATGATAATTGCGCAGTACTGAGTAACCTTAGCACCACCCATCTTGTCGGCCATCCAGCCGCCGATTGGACGAATCAGGGCACCGATAAAGGGCCCCATCCATGCATACATCAATGCAGATGGGCCATTCGCATTAACAACGTTGTGCGTCATTGAGCCATCAACCATCAAATGCTGATAACCGAAGACTACTTTGATCGCCAGTGCGAAACCTGCTGAGTAACCGATAAAGCTACCAAAGGTCATGGTGTAGATGATACTCATCACCCAGGTATGCTTGTTATCAAAAATCTTAAACTGACGCTGAAGATTTGGTTTGATATCACCTGGAATCATCTTCATCAGCATGATAGTTGAGAACAGGATACCCGCGATAACAGGCCACTTCGCCCAACCCGGTGCACCAATACCAACAGGGGCTGGCAAGATAATGTACAAGCCACAAGCGGCGGTGAAGAAACCGATCAACAGTAGACCTGCAATCTTACCCATAGAACCGATCGGAGAGCCAATATCAGGCGATACAGCATCAGTACGAATATTGTTCATACCGAACCAACCAGCAATTGCCAGAGGAATCAGCAGCACCAGCCAGACAAAACCAGCATTGTGGATATAAGTTTCAGATCCGGCAGGAATCTTACCAATCAGCGTACCGGAGGTGTTTTCCAGAATCATCGGCTCACCGCCGAAGATACCAAAAGTCATCACCAGAGGAATCAAAATCTGCATTGTGGTAACACCTGCGTTACCCAAACCAGCATTCAGACCCAGTGCCAGACCCTGCTTCTTTTTAGGAAAGAAGAAAGAGATATTGGACATTGAAGAAGCGAAGTTACCACCACCAATACCCGACAAGAACGCCAGAATCTGGAATACATACAGTGGAGTATCCTTATCCTGTAAGGCAAAGCCAGCACCTGCAGCAGGTATCATCAACAATGCCGTCGTGAAGAAGATAGTATTCCGACCACCCGCTATCCGGATAAAGAAACTACTGGGTATACGCAGTGTTGCTCCGGTCAGACCCGCAATACCCGCTAGCGTAAACAGTTCCGCTTTATCAAAATCAAACCCCAGATTAAGCATCTGTACGGTAATGATGCCCCAATACAACCAGACAGCAAATCCAGACAACAAACTTGGGATAGAAATCCACAGGTTGCGGTTAGCTACCCTCCTCCCTTCTTCTTCCCAGAACTTATCGTTCTCGACATCCCATTTTTTTAGATCAGACATGACTGACTCTCCAGAATAAAGCAGTCAGGAGTTCGTCTCCTGCTGCCTACGATTTCAAACCCTACCTGTGCTGGCTTAGCGTTGACTTATACGTCTGCGCTGGCCCAACAATCAGGAATCAAGTTTTTCTTGTAAAAAGTTATTTCGAATCGCTTCCTGTAAACGATTCTGGCTCTCCTGCCGGTTAATGCCGTAATACATAACCGTCATACACAGCGCTAGTAATCCGTATAGCAACATGAAACAGGAACTACGAATCCCAAACAGGTCTGTCACCAGGCCAAACATAATCGGCAGGACAAAACCGCCGATTGCACCCAGCAGTCCTACGGCGCCTCCAACCGTTCCCATCCGGTCCGGGTAATAGTCATAAACGACGCGGTACACACTGGCACTCCCGAACCCCATAGCGATGCCCACTACCATAATCAACGCAGTAAACAACCAAACAGGCATTTCCAGCGCAAAGGTGAAGTCTCCTTCAAAACCATGAATAGTCATCGTGGTTGGGGGATAGGATAGGAAGAACAAACAAAACAAGCAGACCCAGAACACGCTCCAGTTAACCTGACGCGCGCCAAGATGGTCTGCGCACCAGCCACCGAGAATCCGGGCTAACGCTCCCGGCACCGTGAACAACAAAGTAATGAAAGAAGCTGATTTCAGATCCAGCCCATAATGATGGACATAATAATCTGGCAGCCAGAGTGTCAGTGCGACATAACCACCAAACATAAAGAAGTAATACAAACCGAAGCGCCACACCCGTAGCTCCAGCAGCGGAGTCAGTATTTCACTCAGAGATAGCAATTTTTTCTGTTCGCTGCGACGCTGATGTACGGGATCATCCTGGGTCAACAACCAGAAAAAAAGCACCAGCAATACCAGCACAAAAGCATAGGCAATAGGCGCCATACGCCAGCCGTAAGCAATAATAATCAGCGGGGCAACCAGGTTGGTCAGTGCTGCACCAAGGTTACCAGCACCAAAGACTCCCATTGCCAGACCTTGATTATCCCGTGAAGCCCAGGATGAAACGTAATGAATGCCAATGACAAAGGTGCTACCCACAAAGCCGATACATAGTCCGAGCGTCAGGTATTGCCAGTAATACTGTGCATAAGCGAAACCATACAACGGTATGCTCACGAGCAATACCACGCCTAACATCAGTCTACGGCCGCCGAAACGTTCCGCCAGAATACCCATCGGTAAACAAGCTAACGCACCACTTAAAATCGGGGTTGCTATCAGTAAACCGAACTCGGTTTCACTCAGTAGCAAATCCTGTTTAATCTGCAAACCAATAACCGAAATCAGCGTCCAGGTGGCAAAACAGGCCGCAAAGAGCAAGGTACTCATGATCAGGGCTGATATCTGTTTTTGGGTTTCCTGGGCAGGCATTGGTCACTATCCGGTTTATGGACTTGTTGCTAAGCTAAACCCTCTACCGCATACGGGTATTGACCCAAATCAATACACAACTCACTGAAATTAGTGCGTTTTTCTCAAAATACCTCTTTAGTAGTACCACCAGCAATAGTTGTAACTTTATGTTTTACCTTGTATTTTTGATACCCTGATTCAATCCTGAAGAAACACCAGATAACACACAGGTTCTTTGTGAGTACAGACGTTTTCTGAGGACAGGAGCCCAAATGAATTTTCTAAAAAAGTCTATCATCACCCGTTTGGGTACGGCGATGTTTGCGATCAGCCTGATGGCACTCATCAGCATGATCAGCTCGGTGATAGTGGCAGAAAGCACTCAGGGAGACGCCGCGGGTATAAATCTGGCCGGTTCTCTGCGTATGATGTCTTATCGAATCGTTGCTGAAACCCAACAGTACGAAAGCGCCCCATCGAATAAAGCCTTAACCCGAGTATTAGATTCCATCGACGAGTTTGACATTCGTATCAATGATACGGTGCTGACAGATGTTATTCCCGAGGGTAAGGATCACAAACTCTATCAGGTTTATCAGTCTCTGATGTCAGAGTGGCAAAGCGCTTTATCTCCACGTTTAAAAATGGAGCTACAACAAAGCCCAGTTAATGGCGCTAAAAATCTGGAGATGCTTAAAGATTTTGTAACCCGTATCGATCATATGGTCAGATTGCTGGAACACAGTACTGAGTCAAAAATCAAACTGCTCAGTCTGGTACAGGGCATCAGCTTATTAATGACTGTAATCATCATCTTTATCGCCCTATATGATATTAAGTGCAATGTGGTTGAGCCCCTTGGACAATTATTGCGTGCATCCAAAGAAGCCAGTGAAGGTAAACTTACCGCCCGGGTTTATTATCAGAGTGATGACGAACTGGGCCTGTTGGGCACAACGTTCAATCACATGGCAGGAGAGCTGTCTAAAATTTATGCCGACCTGGAAAACCGTGTACAGCAGAAAACGACGGAGCTCCGTGATACTAACCAGAGACTACAACTGCTGTACAAAGCAACCCGACGCTTCAACCAGGATGAGGACATCTGTCGCCGTCTGATGCCCGTCATGAAAGAACTGGAAGAAACGCTGCCAATTGGCCCTGTAAGCGTTACGTTATGCGATCCAAGTCAGCCCAGCAGTTATCGACTACTAACCACCCAGCAAGAGAAACGGCCAGTAGACTGCATGCAGACAAGCTGTAGCGACTGTATCGTACCCTCACTGAAAAACCGTCCGTATAAATCGGCTAACTTTCCTATTCAAACCCGAGAGGCATATTTTGGTGAGCTCACCATAGCTTACGCACTCTCTTCTCCACTCACAGAAGACCAGAAAACCCTGATAGAAACGTTGGTTGATAACCTGGGAACTGTATTATCACTGGAACTGAAAGCCTCACAGGAGCAGCACATGTCCCTGATGGAGGAGCGAGCCGTTATCGCCCGCGAACTGCACGACTCGCTGGCGCAATCGCTTTCCTATCTGAAGATGCAGGTTGGCCGACTTCAAATCTTGCGAAAAAAACATCAGAGTGAACAACAGATCGATGATGTTGTTAATGAGCTGAAAGAAGGACTCAACAATGCTTACTACCAGTTACGGGAACTACTCACCACTTTCCGTCTGACTTTAGATCAGCCTGGACTTCGACCCGCTCTTGAATCTACTGTTAAAGAATTTTCTGACCGATTAAACTCTGAGATCAAGCTAAAATACAATTTATTGCCGCAGAGTTTGACCGCCAACCAAGAAATTCATGTATTACAATTAGTACGGGAGGCTCTCGCTAACGTGGTAAAACACAGTCAGGCGACTGAGGCTTCTGTACAGGTAACCCAAAGCGGCAACCACATGGAAGTCTGCGTAGAAGATAACGGCATCGGTTTGCCTGTAAATAAAGATACTTCCGGCCACTACGGCCTGGTCATCATGCAGGACCGAAGCTCCACCCTTAATGGTGAACTTAAAGTGGAAAATAGAGAATCAAGCGGCACCCGGGTGATCCTCAAATTTTCGGCTAAACAGACTTAAGAGATAGTAATGAATACAGAAGATAATAATAAATCCGGACCCGCATCAATTCTTCTGATTGATGACCACCCCCTATTACGCAAAGGGGTAAAACAACTGATAGAGCTGGACTCTGAGCTTTTAGTGACAGGTGAAGCCAGCGATGCAGAAGAAGGCGTTGAGAAGGCGATTCAACTAGAGCCCGATTTGATACTGCTAGACCTGAACATGCCCAGAATCAACGGTATCGAAACTCTTAAGCTATTACGAGATGCAGGCATCACCTCCCGGGTTGTGGTGTTTACCGTATCTGATAATGAAGAAGACGTCATTGCAGCGCTGAAAGCCGGCGCAGATGGATACCTTCTCAAAGATATGGAACCTGAAGAGCTGCTGACCAACCTGAATCAGGCTGCTAATGGAAAGATGGTTATCAGTGAACGTCTGTCTACCGTGTTGGCCCAGGCACTACAAAGCAACCGTAAACGAACAGGACCGGACATCAATAGTCTCTCCCCCAGAGAAAAGCAGATCATTAAACTAATCGCCGGCGGCCTGCCTAATAAGTTAATTGCCCGTAAACTAAATATTACTGAAGGCACCGTGAAGGTTCATGTAAAACATCTCTTTAAAAAGCTTCACTTGCGCTCTCGGGTAGAAGTCGCGGTACTGGCCGTTCAGGAAGGGCTTGGCTGATAAAGAACCAGGATCGGCCTTATGTCTGTATATATGCCATCGGGATTTACTGATTCTTTAATGAATCAAACTACGACGAAGTAGTTCCCATCGAGATACAAAAAAACCCCTCGGACAGAAGTAACGAGGGGCAAAATTTCTGTCTATTTGAGCCTGAATTATTGCATGCCACTGACACCAAACCTGAATCAGTCCACAAACGGGTTTTGGAGGTGTCGCTGATATATATCGGCACAACAACGTCATTCAGGCTAACCCAGCACCCAATGAAAACAAATCATCCTGAAGTGATATAACCTTACCTCCTCTGCACGTTCAAAGTTTGACTTCTATCATGGAATGATACAGCCACTTCTGAAGGCAAAATTATTTTCTTCTCGGTTAAATACCTCCGATATCTGCCAATTCAGCCTTAGATACCTCCTAAGAGGTCATTTCAGCAAAAGCATATAAAACACAACTCATTAAAATACATTTTTATATTATAAATCATATAGTTAACAAAAATATCATACCCTACCACCAAGGGAGTATATCAGCATAAACAGGCATAGAAGAGACTCCCTATCGTTGATATGTATCAACGGTTTTTATCGTGAAAAGGCCTATTTTGTAACCTAAATTTTTCTATCCTTACATCTTTAGGGCAGAGGTTAACACCTCCGGAGCAGTCAAATGTCCACTAGCAAATTTAGCTTACTTAATTTTGGCGACCCCAAAATTAAAACATTACACATCACCTGGTTTGCCTTCTTCCTGACCTTTGTGGTCTGGTTCAGCCATGCTCCAATGCTCGCTTACATCAAAGATGTATTCGGCCTTAGCGGTGCTGAGGTCAAGGCGCTGATGATACTCAACGTAGCACTCACTATTCCCGCACGTATTGTGGTCGGCACGCTGGTAGATAAATATGGACCCAGAATCGTCTACAGCATGCTACTGGTCATAGGCGGTTTTATTTGTATCGGTTTTGCGTTGGCACAGACCTATGAACAACTAGCCATTATGCGCTTTCTCAGTGGCTTTATCGGCGCTGGCTTTGTTATCGGCATTCGTATGGTTGGTGAATGGTTCCCGGCAAAACAGGTCGGTGTTGCCGAAGGTGTCTACGGTGGCTGGGGTAACTTTGGTTCCGCTGCCGGTGCCATGACACTGCCGACTATCGCTCTGATGTACGGTGGTGAAAACGGCTGGCGCTATGCCCTGATATCCATCGGTATAATCGCGATAATTTACGGCTTTATATTCTACAAAGTAGCGCGTAATACACCGAAGGGTTCTACCTATTTCAAACCCAAAAAACACGGTGGTCTGGAAGTTACCAGCAAGAAAGACTTTGTCTTCTACATTCTGATGAACATTCCGATGTATGCCGCACTCGCGGTGCTTGCCTGGAAACTATCACCCAGCAACATTGGCCTACTGGATCAGTTCTCTACCTACGCTATCTATGTCGTACTGGCGGTTCTTTTTGTAGTGCAACTGCGAGCCATCTATCATGTAAATGAAGAGAACCTCAAAAACGGCGTACCTGAAATTCAACGCTATAAGTTCAAACAGGTTGCGGTACTTGATATTGCCTATTTCGTTACCTTTGGCTCCGAGCTGGCGGTGGTATCGATGCTACCCCTGTTCTTTCTGGAAACCTTCGAAGGTCTGGATCCGGTCAAAGCAGGCCTACTGGCATCAGGTTTTGCCTTCATGAACTTAGTCGCACGGCCTACCGGTGGCCATCTGAGTGATACTATCGGACGTCGTAAAACATTGAGCGTGCTGATTCTGGGTCTGATGGTGGGCTATTTCGTCCTCAGCCAGATTGATGGTGAATGGTGGATTCCGCTGGCCGTTATTGCCACTATGGCCTGTTCGTTTTTTGTTCAAGCCGGCGAAGGCGCTGTCTTCGCGGTGGTGCCACTGATTCAGCGTCGCATGACAGGTCAGATTGCCGGTATGGCCGGAGCCTACGGCAACGTTGGCGCGGTGTGTTACCTAACCGTACTTAGCTTCGTTGATTATTCTACATTCTTTATGGTGATCGGCGCCTCCGCTGCCGTAGTATTCTTCCTGGTACAATTTATGGACGAGCCCAGTGGTCAGATAGCCGAAGTGCTACCGGATGGCACTGTACAGTTGATCAATGTTGAATAATCCACAAGTCGAGGGATAGTTCTGGGGTGGGGTGTTGCTAACGACACCACCACCCTTTACCTTGTGAAGAGAAGGGACGAATCGATGAATGATCTTGAGTCGCAAACTATCTACCTGCAAGACAGCGTTATAAAACTGTCGGCTGGCCAGCGCAGCGACCAGGGACGTAAGGAGCAAAACGAAGACTGTCTCGGTTTTTTCCACCCTGAGGGTAACCTACTGGCAACCAAAGGCGCTGCTGCCGTTATTGCTGATGGCGTTAGTACAGCTGAAGCCGGGGGCGAAGCCGCACGTTATTGTGTTCAGGAATTTCTCAGCGACTATTTTGACACTCCGGACATATGGACCGTTAGTAAGTCGGCGCAAAAGGTACTAACGGCGATCAATCGCCTGCTCTATACCCGCAGTCATGAATATCTGTCTACATCCCGGGGCCACATTTGTACCCTTTCGGTACTGGTCATCAAATCAAAAACAGCGCATCTATTCCATATCGGCGATAGCCGAATTTACCTTATTCGCAACAACGAACTTGAATTACTAACCACCGACCATACAACTCAGCTCAACCGTAAAGACAGTTGTCTGGCCCGTGCCATGGGCATGGATACCCACCTGGAAATAGATTACCTCTCCATGGAAATCCAGCAGGGAGACCTTTTCCTGCTATCCACCGATGGTGTGCACGATAGTCTGACACCCGCTATGTTAAAACAGCTGTCCCTCGCCTCTGAAGATATTCAGCAGAACTGTGAAGAACTGTTAGAAGCCGCTTACGAAGCAGGTAGTACCGACAACCTCAGTTGTCAGTTAGTACGGGTGGACCAGCTTAATGATGAATCTATCAATCAGATGAACGATCGCCTGACCTTACTACCCTTCCCTCCAGAACTGGAGCAGGGTATGAAGATTGACGGGTACCTGATTGAAAAAGAACTATATGCCAGCAATCGCAGTCAGCTATACCGGGTACGTGACCTGGAAACGGATCAAATATGGGTAATGAAAACCCCCTCCCGTAATTACGAAGACGATACTGCTTATATTGAACGTTTCATCATGGAGGAATGGGTAGGCAGCCGTATTCAAAGCCCCCATGTAGTTCCCGTTCACATCCCTAACCGGGCAAAAAACTTTCTCTATTACCTGATGGAGTTTATTGAGGGGGTAGCCCTCGACACCTGGATGATCGAGAACCCATCACCCAAACCAGCTCTGGTTATTAAACTGGTCAAACAGATGGCCGAAGGGCTGAAATCGTTTCATCAGCGTGAAACCCTGCATCAGGATCTGAAACCGAGCAATATAGTAGTGCGTCCCGACAACAGCGCGGTCATTGTCGATTTTGGTTCCGTCTTCGTCGCGGGTATCAATGAGATATTCGTTCCCCTGGAAAGAGACCGGATTCTTGGCACCATGAATTACTCCGACCCGGTATTCCGGTTAGGCCAGAACACGGGTATTAAGGGCGACATGTTTTCCCTTGCTGCCATTACCTACGAAATGTTCACCCATAAGCTGCCTTTCGGCAACGCGCTGGAAAGTTGTGAAACCCCCCAACAACTCGAAAAACTCAACTATATTCCAGCTGATCGTTACAACCCGATTATTCCTATCTGGTTTGATCGTGCGCTGGAGAAATCTATGATGATAAACCCTACTCAACGCTACGATAGCATCGACCAGATGATGCAGGACCTGACAGAGCCCAGCCCTGATTTTTTGGTGCCTCGGGAGAAAGTACAAAAGACCCCCAACGCACTATTATTCTGGCAATTGATGTCGTTGGTGTGGTTTATGACCGCCCTGTTCACACTGATCGCTTTTTGGTTAAAGTAGAACCGCACATACACAATACTGTCCGGTGAAACCCTGACAGGGAAGTTACAAGCGGCCAAAGTTCTGAGGGTTTCTTACCCCCTCCATTCAAACACCGAAAACAGTGATTCCAGATCCCGGCGCAGATCCGCTAACGGTTCAGCGCCCAAACTGATCGTCCCTCGCAATCGAGGATCAAGACAATTTTGTCCGTGACTAACCTGCAGGGCGTAGCGAGTTACCCCTTCAGCGGCCAGTTGCCGTGCCAACAACAGAATATCTTCGGGTTGCAGTTGCTGCCAACTGACGGTGGTCCGGCACTCAAAAGCAATACCGGACGCCAGCAGCAGTTGTAGTGACTGACGATTTTTGACCGCCTGATTAATTCGCCCAGTGACCCGGGCGTAGAGATGGGATGGCGCCTTCACATCCAGGCCAACCCAATCCAGATGGTTTAGTATCGTTTTCAAGCGGGCAGGCTGTACTCCTGCAGAGTGAAGCCCTACTTTATAGCCCCTGTCTTTTACCCTCCGTATCGCTACGGGCAGCCCTGCTTGCAGGGTCGGTTCGCCGCCACTGAACACGACCGCTTCAAGCAACCCCTGACGACGCAGGAGAAAGTCATCAATA
The genomic region above belongs to Amphritea japonica ATCC BAA-1530 and contains:
- a CDS encoding bifunctional protein-serine/threonine kinase/phosphatase, with product MNDLESQTIYLQDSVIKLSAGQRSDQGRKEQNEDCLGFFHPEGNLLATKGAAAVIADGVSTAEAGGEAARYCVQEFLSDYFDTPDIWTVSKSAQKVLTAINRLLYTRSHEYLSTSRGHICTLSVLVIKSKTAHLFHIGDSRIYLIRNNELELLTTDHTTQLNRKDSCLARAMGMDTHLEIDYLSMEIQQGDLFLLSTDGVHDSLTPAMLKQLSLASEDIQQNCEELLEAAYEAGSTDNLSCQLVRVDQLNDESINQMNDRLTLLPFPPELEQGMKIDGYLIEKELYASNRSQLYRVRDLETDQIWVMKTPSRNYEDDTAYIERFIMEEWVGSRIQSPHVVPVHIPNRAKNFLYYLMEFIEGVALDTWMIENPSPKPALVIKLVKQMAEGLKSFHQRETLHQDLKPSNIVVRPDNSAVIVDFGSVFVAGINEIFVPLERDRILGTMNYSDPVFRLGQNTGIKGDMFSLAAITYEMFTHKLPFGNALESCETPQQLEKLNYIPADRYNPIIPIWFDRALEKSMMINPTQRYDSIDQMMQDLTEPSPDFLVPREKVQKTPNALLFWQLMSLVWFMTALFTLIAFWLK
- a CDS encoding anaerobic ribonucleoside-triphosphate reductase activating protein, producing MVAGLQVSGMTPLTTIDFPDHLACVLYTQGCPLRCGYCHNPELIPFQADTVPVSWDDIDDFLLRRQGLLEAVVFSGGEPTLQAGLPVAIRRVKDRGYKVGLHSAGVQPARLKTILNHLDWVGLDVKAPSHLYARVTGRINQAVKNRQSLQLLLASGIAFECRTTVSWQQLQPEDILLLARQLAAEGVTRYALQVSHGQNCLDPRLRGTISLGAEPLADLRRDLESLFSVFEWRG